GAGGAACTCCACGAGATCAAGGAGTTCCTCCAGGAGCCGGCGAAGTTCCAGGCCGTCGGCGCCAAGATCCCCAAGGGCGTCCTCCTGTACGGGCCTCCCGGTACGGGCAAGACGCTGCTCGCGCGTGCCGTCGCGGGCGAGGCGGGCGTCCCCTTCTACTCGATCTCCGGTTCCGACTTCGTCGAGATGTTCGTCGGCGTCGGTGCCTCGCGTGTGCGTGACCTGTTCGAGCAGGCCAAGGCGAACGCCCCGGCGATCGTCTTCGTGGACGAGATCGACGCGGTCGGCCGCCATCGCGGCGCCGGCCTCGGCGGCGGCCACGACGAGCGCGAGCAGACGCTGAACCAGCTGCTCGTCGAGATGGACGGCTTCGACGTCAAGGGCGGCGTGATCCTCATCGCCGCGACGAACCGCCCGGACATCCTCGACCCGGCCCTGCTGCGTCCCGGCCGTTTCGACCGCCAGATCGCGGTCGACCGCCCGGACATGCTGGGCCGTCTGGAGATCCTCAAGGTCCACCAGAAGGGCAAGCCGGTCGCGCCGGACGTCGACCTGTCGGCCGTCGCGCGTCGTACGCCGGGCTTCACGGGTGCGGACCTGTCGAACGTGCTGAACGAAGCCGCGCTGCTCACCGCGCGCAGCAACCAGAAGCTGATCGACAACCACATGCTCGACGAGGCGATCGACCGTGTGGTCGCGGGCCCGCAGAAGCGGACCCGGATCATGTCGGACAAGGAGAAGAAGATCACCGCGTACCACGAGGGCGGACACGCCCTGGTCGCGGCGGCCTCACCGAACTCCGACCCGGTGCACAAGATCACGATCCTCTCCCGAGGCCGTGCTCTGGGCTACACGATGGTCCTGCCGGACGAGGACAAGTACTCCACGACCCGCAACGAGATGCTCGACCAGCTGGCGTACATGCTGGGCGGGCGCGCGGCCGAGGAGCTCGTCTTCCACGACCCGACCACGGGCGCCGCGAACGACATCGAGAAGGCCACGGCAACGGCCCGCGCGATGGTCACGCAGTACGGCATGACCGAGCGCCTCGGCGCCATCAAGTTCGGCGGCGACAACACCGAGCCCTTCCTGGGCCGGGAGATGTCGCACCCGCGCGACTACTCGGAAGAGGTCGCCGCGCTCGTCGACGAAGAGGTCAAGAAGCTCATCGAGAACGCGCACAACGAGGCCTGGGAGATCCTGGTCGAGAACCGCGACGTGCTCGACGCGCTGGTGCTCCAGCTGCTGGAGAAGGAGACGCTGAGCAAGGAGCAGATCGCCGAGATCTTCACTCCCCTCGTCAAGCGTCCGGCCCGTCCCGCGTGGACCGGCTCCTCCCGCCGCACCCCGTCCACCCGCCCGCCGGTGCTCTCCCCCAGGGAGCTGTCACTGACGAACGGGACGAACGGCTCGGCTCCCGCCATCACCACCTCGAAGGCCAACACGTCCGCCGAGACCCACCCGGTGACCGAGACGGCCCCCGAGGACCGCACCGAAAGCTAGACAGCCCCCGGGCCCCAGGTGTTCTCACCAGGCCCGGAATGCATGCCGCGCCCCCCAGGTTCTAGCCTGGGGGGCGCGGCATCTTCGTATGCCCGTACATGAGACGTGTTCTCCGTATGCGTCGAAGGCTCAGGAACGAGGCACGAGATGACCGACCCCGTGGCGCTGGACGGCGAGGGCACGATCGGCGTATTCGACGAGAAGCGGGCCGAAAGCGCCGTGCGAGAACTGCTGATCGCGGTCGGCGAGGATCCGGACCGCGAGGGGCTGCGAGAGACGCCGGGGCGAGTGGCCCGGGCTTATCGAGAGCTTCTGGCGGGGCTGTGGCAGGAGCCCGAGGACGTTCTCACGACAACGTTCGACATGGGCCACGACGAGATGGTCCTGGTGAAGGACATCGAAATCGTAAGTCTGTGCGAACATCACTTGCTGCCGTTCCATGGTGTGGCGCACGTCGGGTACATCCCGGCGACTACAGGCAAGATCACCGGCCTGTCGAAGCTTGCCCGGCTGGTCGAGGTGTTCGCCCGGCGTCCGCAGGTGCAGGAGCGGCTCACCACGCAAATCGCGGACTCTCTGGTCCGGATCCTCGAAGCACGCGGTGCGATCGTCGTCATCGAGGCCGAGCACATGTGCATGTCTGTGCGAGGCATTCGCAAGCCGGGAGCCAAGACCACGACATCGGCGGTGCGTGGACAGCTCCGGGACGCTACGACCCGAGCAGAGGCGATGAGCCTGATATTGGCGCGCTGACCCGATCGTTGTCAGTGGTGCCCGATACGGTCCCAGATCGGTGGAGTTGGCCCTGGTCAGGGAGGATCGCGATGGGGTACGGATTGCCGAGCAGGCAGACGGTCAACGCGGTCGGCGGGCGTGCGCGCGCGTGACGTCCGAGTGGGGTCCTGTCTGTGGGCGCTGGACGCGGAACGCACGGTGTGCACGACGGTCACGGAGGTGACGACCGTGCAGGTGCGCGAAGTCGTGGAGGTGGTCACCGACCAGGTGACATTCACCGTCGCGGCGGACCAGATGCTGGGCACGCCCGACGGCTGGGTTCATGCAAGGGACGCCGTGGACACCGTTCTTGCCTGGACCACCGCGAGGAAGCTCTGCCGCACACGGCTGGCAGTGCAGCCCGGTTACGACCTCGGTTATCTGATCGGGGCTACGTGCTCGGACGGGACGGTCGGCAATAACTATGTGTCGTTAGTGGTCAACGACAGATCATTCGCCGAGCGGTATGCCCGATGCCTGACCGTCGTGACGGGCTTGGATGCCCGTATCGAGTCCGTCACTCGTCCTTCGGGGTATCTGCGGCGTGACGTGCCGGGGTTCCGCGTTCGAGTCGTTTCCTCCTTCCTGGCGGACTTGATGCGCCAGTACGTTGGCGGGGACGCACACCATATGCGCCAGGGTTTCCCGCGCGTCGTGCTGTCGGACAGGCAGAGTTTCGAGGGATTTCTGGACGGCTACACCGACGGCGACGGGTTCCGCAGCAAGAGGTGGGCCGGACGAGTCCTGGTCAGTTCGAACGTGCCGTTCCTGAGCGAGTTGTCGGAGGTTGTCGGAGCGAGCTTCACTCCTCGTACCAATGGCTTGGCGTCTCACCTCGTCGTGATGGACAGCTGGCCGTCACGAGGCTGGTTCAAGCCCGAGCGGCATCCCGTTCAGCTCAGGGAGTCCTCATGGGCCCAGGTCCGAGAAGTGCGCCACCGGACTGCCGGCAGCAAGCCGTACACGCTCTACGCGTTCCGGCTCGACCCGCACCCCACCTTCCTGGTCAACGGGCACTTGACCAGGCAGCCCTGGTGAACGCTAGGCCGCCGAGGCCGTCGTGCCGTTTGTGTCGTCGTCTTCCGGGAGTTTGCAGACTCGCTCCAGGAAGAAGGCGGCCGCTATGACGGCCAGGCCTGCCAGGACCGAGAAGCCGGCGTAGATGGCCTGGTCGCGGCGGGCGGGGATGTCCAGCGACTCCAGCAGGAACGCGCCCGTGCCGCCGTACATCCCGGCCACCAGGGCCGCGACCAGCGCGCTGGCCTGGCCGAAGACGACCGCGCGGGCGGCCATCAGGGGGTCGACCCCCTTGGCGCCGGCCACGCGCTCGCGCTGGGCCTTCAGCCGGGCCCGCAGGGAGATCGCCGTGGCCAGCAGGACCACGGCGATCAGCGCCAGGACGATGGGGGCCGCCAGCGGGACCCGGGGCAGCGTGCCCACCGAGTTCCACAGGCGGGCACCTGCCCAGGACAGCACCCCGGCCACGAGGAACACCGCGGCCAGCGTCCTGATGCGCAGCTCTTTCACTCAGTCCCTCTCACGATGGTGTGTCCTGACGCGTTGTGACCTTAACGACTACTCGGGCAGCTGAAGTTCCAGGTCGGCCCGGGGCGCGACTCCGTCACGGGTGACCGCGGCGAGCAGCTGTGCCACGGCGCCCCGGCCGGGCAGTTCGGCCTCGGGCTCCACGTCGTGCCAGGGGGCCAGCACGAAGGCCCGTTCGTGGGCGCGCGGGTGGGGGAGGGTCAGCGTCGGGTCGTCGGAGACCACGTCCGCGTACGCCACGATGTCGACGTCGATCGTGCGGGGGCCCCACCGCTCGTCCCGTACCCGGTGGAAGGCCTCCTCCACCGCGTGGGCCCGCTCCAGCAGCGAGGTCGGGGGGAGGGTCGTCCTCAGGACGACCACCGCGTTGAAGTACGACGGCTGGCTGTCCGCTCGCACGCCCCACGGCTCGGTCTCGTACACCGGGGAGACCGCCCTGACGCGGACGCCGGGGGTGTCCTCCAAGGCGTCGACGGCGCCCTGCAGGGTCTCCAGGCGGTTGCCGAGGTTCGAGCCGAGGGAGATCACGGCCCGCTTCGGGTTGTGCAGGGTCGAGTCGGCGGCGTCCACCTGCTCGACCACGGAGGCGGGCACCGGCTGTACGGTCGGGTCGCTCCGGCCCTCGGCGAACGCTGTCATGCACGGCTCCGGACGATGGTGACGGTGACGTCGTCGAAGGGGACCGTGATCGGGGCGTCCGGTTTGTGGACGCACACCTCGACCTCCTGGACCCCTTCGTGCCGCAGACAGGTCGTGGCGATCCGCTCGGCGAGGGTCTCGATGAGGTTCACCGCGTCGCCCTGGACGACGGCCACGACCTCCTCCGCCACGATGCCGTAGTGCACGGTCTTCGTGAGGTCGTCGTCGGCCGCGGCGGGCCGGATGTCCAGGCCCAGGACCAGGTCCACGATGAAGGTCTGGCCCTCTTCGCGTTCCTTGGGGAAGACGCCGTGGTGACCACGGGCCCTGAGGCCGCGCAGCGCGACACGATCCACGCGAATCACTCCTGCAATCGTCGTCGGTGAGGGCCGGTGCCACCGGGTGCGGACGGTGCGCCGGCCTGGAACGAATCTACCCGCGGGCACTGACACGGCCGCTCGGCCGGACCGGGGGCCGGCGCCGCGATCACCAACGTACTACGACGGTGATCGCCCGCCCGGCCCGCGGCGGGGTCTCGGCGGGCCTCAGGGCATCGGGTCGTCCGGCTCGTCCTCGTCGGTCTCGGCGAGGACGGGGGAGGCGTGGTGCGACCAGAGCTTCCAGCCGTCCGAGGTGCGCCGGAACACGTTGGTGGCGACGACGAGCTGCCCCACGAGCGGCCCGAGTTCGTCGCTGTCCTCGGGCGGGGGGCCGCCGCTGAGGATGTTCTCCGTGCAGGTCACCAGCGCGGTGTCACCGGTGACCGAGACATGCACATCGGTCAGGAAGAACTGGATGTACTCGGTGTTCGCCATGATCAGCGCGTACGACCGCAGGACCTCCCCGCGACCGTTGAGGACCGGCCAGCCGGGATGCACGCAGGAGATCTCACCGGCCTGCGCGGGGTCGTGGTACTCCTCGTCCTGGCCCAGGTCGGACGGCGTCAGCCAGAGCGAGGACAGTTCCTCGAAGTCGCCCTGTTCCAGCGTCTCGTAGAAGGCCGTGTTGGCGAGCTCGACCTGCTCGACGTCCGTGTGCGGGGCGCTCACCGGGCTCCCTCACCACTCGTGGCTGCCTCGCCACTCGCGGCTCCCGCGGTGGCCCGGCCTTCTTCCGCGGTGCGGGCGCCCTCCACGGCCCGGGCGACCCTGACGGCGTCGGCGGTGGCCCGTACCTCGTGGACGCGGACCGCCCACGCGCCCTGGTGGGCGGCGAGCGCGGAGACCGCGGCGGTGGCCGCGTCCCGCTCCCGGGCGGGCGGCGGGGCGCCTTCCGGGCCCGCCAGTACGCGGCCTAGGAACCGCTTGCGGGACGCCGCCACCAGCAGGGGGTGGCCGATCTCCCGGAGACGGTCGAGGTGGGCGAGGAGGACGAGGTCGTGCTCGGCCTCCTTGGAGAAGCCGAGGCCCGGGTCGACGACGACGCGGTCCGGGGCGATGCCGCCCGCCAGAACGGCCTCCACGCGTGCGTGGAGCTCGTCGACCACTTCGGAGACGACGTCCTCGTACGACCCCCGGACGGTGCTGCCCTGGAGGAAGCCGCGCCAGTGCATCACCACGAAGGGGGCGCCCGCGGCGGCGACGGCCGGGATCATCGCCGGGTCGGCGAGGCCGCCGCTCACGTCGTTGACGAGGAGGGCGCCCGCCGCGAGCGAGCGCTCGGCCACGCAGGCGCGCATGGTGTCCACGGAGACCGTGACGCCCTCGGAGGCGAGGCCGCGGACGACCGGTATGACGCGTTTGAGCTCCTCCGCCTCGTCGACGCGGGCGGCGCCGGGGCGGGTGGACTCGCCGCCGACGTCGACCAGGTCCGCACCCTCCGCGACCAGGTCGAGGCCGTGCTTCACGGCGGCGGTCGTGTCGAAGAAACGGCCGCCGTCCGAGAAGGAGTCGGGGGTCACGTTCACGACGCCCATGACCGCGCAGCGGTCCCACGCCGGGAGCCCTGACACTTGCCCTCGCCCGCTCATCTTGCTCATACCGTCCAGCCTAGGCCCAAGGGGGCAGGGCGCCCCTCGCGCCCGCAGGCCCGCCCGTACCGGCCGCCGCGCGGCAGGGGGTGTGCGTCGCGAGACGGCCGGGGCCCGGTCGGAGCGGGGACGCTCAGGCCGCCCGTACGTCGCGTTCCGCCGGGGCGTGGGCGCACGGACGGGGGGCCTTGGGGCGGCGGCGCAGGACGCGCGGCAGGGCGAGGCTCACGAAACCCTCGGCCTGCAGGGCGGCCAGACCGATACGGGGGAGGTCGCGGGAGGTGCGGTAGACGACGAAGCGGGGCTCCCAGCAGGGGCGGAACTTCGCGTTGAACTTGTAGAGCGACTCGATCTGGAACCAGCGGGACAGGAACACCAGCAGACCCCGCCAGATCCGCAGGACCGGGCCCGCGCCGATCTTCTCGCCGCGGGCCAGGGCCGCGCGGAACATCGCGAAGTTGAGCGAGAACCGGGTGATGCCCAGGCGCGGCGCGGCCTGGAGGGCGGCCACGATGAGCAGTTCGTTCATGCCGGGGTCCGCCGAGCGGTCCCGGCGCATGAGGTCGAGGGAGACCCCGTCCGCGCCCCAGGGGACGAAGTGGAGGACGGCCTTCAGGTCGCCGGACGGGCCGGGATCGCCGTCCGCCTTGTGGGCCGTCGCGATGAGGCAGTCGCCGTCCGCCGGGTCGCCGATGCGGCCGAGCGCCATGGAGAAGCCGCGCTCGGTGTCCGTGCCGCGCCAGTCCTCGGCGGCTGCGCGGATGCGGTCCAGCTCGCCCTCGTCCAGGTCACGGATGCGCCGTACCCGGGTCTCGTAGCCGGCCCGCTCGATGCGCTTCACCATCTGGCGCACGTTGCGCATCGCGCGCCCGGCCAGGGAGAAATCCGCGACCTCCACCACCGCCTCGTCGCCCAGTTCGAGGGCGTCGAGGCCGGTCTCGCGGGTCCAGACCTCGCCGCCCGTCTCGGAGCAGCCCATGACGGCGGGCGTCCAGGAGTGGGCCGTGGCCTCGTCCATGAACCGTTCGATCGCGCCGGGCCAGGCCTCGACGTCGCCGATCGGGTCGCCGCCGG
This sequence is a window from Streptomyces ortus. Protein-coding genes within it:
- a CDS encoding nuclear transport factor 2 family protein; the protein is MSAPHTDVEQVELANTAFYETLEQGDFEELSSLWLTPSDLGQDEEYHDPAQAGEISCVHPGWPVLNGRGEVLRSYALIMANTEYIQFFLTDVHVSVTGDTALVTCTENILSGGPPPEDSDELGPLVGQLVVATNVFRRTSDGWKLWSHHASPVLAETDEDEPDDPMP
- the folE gene encoding GTP cyclohydrolase I FolE — translated: MTDPVALDGEGTIGVFDEKRAESAVRELLIAVGEDPDREGLRETPGRVARAYRELLAGLWQEPEDVLTTTFDMGHDEMVLVKDIEIVSLCEHHLLPFHGVAHVGYIPATTGKITGLSKLARLVEVFARRPQVQERLTTQIADSLVRILEARGAIVVIEAEHMCMSVRGIRKPGAKTTTSAVRGQLRDATTRAEAMSLILAR
- a CDS encoding DUF3180 domain-containing protein; its protein translation is MKELRIRTLAAVFLVAGVLSWAGARLWNSVGTLPRVPLAAPIVLALIAVVLLATAISLRARLKAQRERVAGAKGVDPLMAARAVVFGQASALVAALVAGMYGGTGAFLLESLDIPARRDQAIYAGFSVLAGLAVIAAAFFLERVCKLPEDDDTNGTTASAA
- the folK gene encoding 2-amino-4-hydroxy-6-hydroxymethyldihydropteridine diphosphokinase, whose product is MTAFAEGRSDPTVQPVPASVVEQVDAADSTLHNPKRAVISLGSNLGNRLETLQGAVDALEDTPGVRVRAVSPVYETEPWGVRADSQPSYFNAVVVLRTTLPPTSLLERAHAVEEAFHRVRDERWGPRTIDVDIVAYADVVSDDPTLTLPHPRAHERAFVLAPWHDVEPEAELPGRGAVAQLLAAVTRDGVAPRADLELQLPE
- the folB gene encoding dihydroneopterin aldolase translates to MDRVALRGLRARGHHGVFPKEREEGQTFIVDLVLGLDIRPAAADDDLTKTVHYGIVAEEVVAVVQGDAVNLIETLAERIATTCLRHEGVQEVEVCVHKPDAPITVPFDDVTVTIVRSRA
- the ftsH gene encoding ATP-dependent zinc metalloprotease FtsH, with translation MDVKRYFRGPVMWIVLAVLAVVVLMQVVGSSGGYKTVDTGQVVQAISDNKVKQAKITTGDEQVIKAELKDGEKIEGSSKIQASYIGDQGVNLATTLQDKFQNKQIPDGYTVSPTKQNAFVGILLSLLPFVLIVVVFLFLMNQMQGGGSRVMQFGKSKAKLITKDTPKTTFADVAGSDEAVEELHEIKEFLQEPAKFQAVGAKIPKGVLLYGPPGTGKTLLARAVAGEAGVPFYSISGSDFVEMFVGVGASRVRDLFEQAKANAPAIVFVDEIDAVGRHRGAGLGGGHDEREQTLNQLLVEMDGFDVKGGVILIAATNRPDILDPALLRPGRFDRQIAVDRPDMLGRLEILKVHQKGKPVAPDVDLSAVARRTPGFTGADLSNVLNEAALLTARSNQKLIDNHMLDEAIDRVVAGPQKRTRIMSDKEKKITAYHEGGHALVAAASPNSDPVHKITILSRGRALGYTMVLPDEDKYSTTRNEMLDQLAYMLGGRAAEELVFHDPTTGAANDIEKATATARAMVTQYGMTERLGAIKFGGDNTEPFLGREMSHPRDYSEEVAALVDEEVKKLIENAHNEAWEILVENRDVLDALVLQLLEKETLSKEQIAEIFTPLVKRPARPAWTGSSRRTPSTRPPVLSPRELSLTNGTNGSAPAITTSKANTSAETHPVTETAPEDRTES
- the folP gene encoding dihydropteroate synthase, which produces MSKMSGRGQVSGLPAWDRCAVMGVVNVTPDSFSDGGRFFDTTAAVKHGLDLVAEGADLVDVGGESTRPGAARVDEAEELKRVIPVVRGLASEGVTVSVDTMRACVAERSLAAGALLVNDVSGGLADPAMIPAVAAAGAPFVVMHWRGFLQGSTVRGSYEDVVSEVVDELHARVEAVLAGGIAPDRVVVDPGLGFSKEAEHDLVLLAHLDRLREIGHPLLVAASRKRFLGRVLAGPEGAPPPARERDAATAAVSALAAHQGAWAVRVHEVRATADAVRVARAVEGARTAEEGRATAGAASGEAATSGEGAR